In the genome of Actinomycetota bacterium, one region contains:
- a CDS encoding winged helix-turn-helix domain-containing protein — MKVFLQCDEDRKEYFQDILETDFTLDTLPVGGFGGPVAGDVVFADLATRTEDWRGRLDALRRELGDEVRLMAVLRFEQIRALDSGIPLDDFVADGVTGEEIRARLRLLCGGDKTPTVPVGELELDEDRYEVRVGGAQVDLTFKEFELLRFLMSRPGKVFTREMLLEQVWGYDYFGGARTVDVHVRRIRSKIEREGHVYIRTIRGVGYIFEHVPPS; from the coding sequence ATGAAAGTATTCCTGCAGTGTGACGAGGACAGAAAGGAATATTTCCAGGATATCCTGGAAACCGACTTCACGCTGGACACGCTGCCCGTTGGTGGGTTCGGGGGGCCCGTAGCCGGGGACGTGGTCTTCGCGGACCTGGCCACTCGTACCGAAGATTGGCGCGGCCGCCTGGACGCGCTGCGGCGCGAGCTCGGCGACGAGGTCAGGCTCATGGCGGTGCTGCGCTTCGAGCAGATCCGCGCCCTGGACAGCGGTATACCCCTGGATGATTTCGTCGCCGACGGGGTCACGGGCGAGGAGATAAGGGCGCGCCTGCGCCTTTTATGCGGTGGCGACAAGACGCCAACCGTTCCCGTGGGAGAACTTGAACTCGACGAAGACCGCTACGAGGTGAGGGTGGGGGGTGCGCAGGTCGACCTCACCTTCAAGGAGTTCGAGCTGCTGCGCTTTCTCATGTCCAGGCCCGGTAAGGTCTTCACCCGCGAGATGCTCCTCGAGCAGGTGTGGGGATATGACTACTTCGGAGGCGCCCGCACCGTCGACGTGCACGTCCGCCGCATCCGTTCCAAGATCGAGCGCGAAGGCCATGTCTATATCCGCACCATCCGGGGCGTGGGCTATATTTTCGAGCATGTCCCACCATCCTGA
- a CDS encoding P-II family nitrogen regulator, whose product MKKVEALIRPERMEPVMDELRELGYPGLTITEVRGHGKQKGLLQRWRGAEYHVEFLPKIKIEAVVLDEDLGKVVGAVVSAARTGSIGDGKVFVHDVADVVRIRTGESGQTAV is encoded by the coding sequence ATGAAAAAGGTGGAGGCATTGATAAGGCCGGAGCGTATGGAGCCCGTAATGGACGAGCTGCGCGAGCTGGGTTACCCGGGACTGACCATCACCGAAGTCAGGGGACACGGCAAGCAGAAAGGGCTCCTGCAGAGATGGCGGGGCGCTGAATACCACGTGGAGTTCCTGCCCAAGATAAAGATCGAGGCGGTTGTCCTCGACGAGGATCTGGGGAAAGTGGTCGGTGCCGTGGTGAGCGCTGCACGCACCGGCTCCATCGGAGACGGCAAGGTCTTCGTTCACGATGTGGCTGACGTAGTGCGCATCCGCACCGGAGAGTCGGGTCAGACCGCCGTCTGA
- a CDS encoding ammonium transporter — MNPATRRWGPLVLGVLLCFVLLLVLGGAPRAAADASGGETGDGQDLGDSDLAEEVGHNKIAINFMWVFLGAILVFFMQAGFAMVETGFTQERNAVHVMMTNFTIFAVGTIGYFLVGYALMFGGVGSLATLGGAEILNAKLEVAKGWSILGFKGFALAGSGVYDVGIFMFFLFQVVFMDTAATIVTGSMAERWKFKAFLVYGLFMSMFLYPVFGHWVWGGGWLSQLGSNIGLGHGFVDFAGSSVVHAVGGICALAGAMVIGPRIGRFDRDGKPRAIPGHNVPMAIVGVIILVFGWFGFNSASTLSGGDLRMAVVAVNTLLAACAGCLTAMFFMWKKYGKPDPSMTANGMLAGLVAITAPCAFVPAWAALVIGVVAGLVVCFGVFALERWGIDDPVGAVAVHGFNGLWGVLAVGLFADGTYGLGLNGVEGAVKGLFFGDAGQLAAQAIGAVACAAFVFTFSYAFFRIQDRVQGIRVSPQEEVDGLDVHEMGISAYIHDGQMRPPLAIPMLSSADQDVTDWVEAG, encoded by the coding sequence ATGAACCCGGCTACGAGGAGGTGGGGGCCGCTCGTTTTGGGAGTGCTGCTCTGCTTCGTACTCCTGCTCGTCCTTGGCGGGGCTCCGAGGGCCGCAGCCGATGCCAGCGGCGGCGAGACCGGCGATGGACAGGATCTAGGGGATTCCGACCTGGCCGAGGAGGTCGGGCACAACAAGATCGCCATCAACTTCATGTGGGTGTTTCTCGGGGCCATCCTGGTCTTCTTCATGCAGGCCGGGTTCGCCATGGTGGAGACCGGCTTCACGCAGGAGCGCAACGCCGTACACGTGATGATGACCAACTTCACCATCTTCGCCGTCGGGACCATCGGTTATTTCCTGGTAGGCTACGCCCTCATGTTCGGCGGAGTCGGATCCCTTGCCACGTTGGGAGGTGCCGAGATCCTCAACGCCAAACTCGAGGTGGCCAAAGGATGGTCGATCCTCGGCTTCAAGGGCTTCGCTCTCGCAGGAAGCGGGGTCTACGATGTCGGCATCTTCATGTTCTTCCTCTTCCAGGTGGTTTTCATGGACACCGCGGCAACTATCGTTACCGGTTCCATGGCCGAGCGCTGGAAGTTCAAGGCCTTCCTGGTCTACGGACTGTTCATGTCCATGTTCCTCTACCCGGTATTTGGGCACTGGGTCTGGGGGGGCGGTTGGCTTTCCCAACTCGGTTCGAATATCGGGTTGGGGCATGGTTTCGTTGACTTTGCCGGTTCTTCGGTCGTGCATGCGGTGGGTGGGATATGCGCCCTGGCAGGCGCGATGGTCATCGGCCCGCGCATCGGGCGTTTCGACCGGGACGGAAAACCGCGCGCCATACCGGGACATAACGTGCCCATGGCCATAGTCGGTGTGATCATCCTCGTCTTCGGCTGGTTCGGCTTCAACTCCGCCAGTACCTTGTCTGGGGGGGATCTGAGGATGGCGGTGGTGGCGGTGAATACCCTGTTGGCCGCCTGTGCCGGTTGCCTTACGGCCATGTTCTTCATGTGGAAGAAGTACGGCAAGCCCGACCCCTCCATGACCGCCAACGGCATGCTGGCGGGACTGGTGGCCATCACGGCTCCATGCGCCTTCGTCCCCGCGTGGGCGGCGCTGGTCATCGGGGTGGTTGCCGGTCTTGTGGTGTGCTTCGGCGTGTTCGCCCTGGAGAGATGGGGGATAGATGACCCGGTCGGGGCGGTCGCGGTGCACGGCTTCAATGGCCTGTGGGGGGTTCTGGCCGTGGGGTTGTTCGCAGATGGCACCTACGGCCTCGGTCTCAATGGCGTGGAGGGCGCGGTGAAGGGACTGTTCTTCGGCGATGCCGGCCAACTGGCGGCCCAGGCTATCGGTGCGGTGGCCTGCGCGGCATTTGTCTTCACGTTCTCCTATGCATTCTTCCGCATTCAGGACCGCGTGCAGGGAATCCGGGTTTCCCCCCAGGAAGAGGTGGACGGACTGGACGTGCACGAGATGGGTATCTCGGCATACATACACGATGGGCAGATGCGCCCGCCCCTCGCGATACCCATGCTGTCCTCCGCCGATCAGGACGTCACGGATTGGGTTGAAGCTGGATGA
- a CDS encoding ammonium transporter, which yields MLALFTVPALAEGEGDTRIAESVATSLDTVWVLIAAALVFFMQAGFFFLEGGLTRSKNVANAMLKGAMDFCLGALVFWMIGFAFMFGLDRGGFVGSSGFFTNMASSDWNGLPLYVFLLFQIAFAGAAATILAGGIAERFKFSSYCIATIVITGVIYPVVGHWIWAEGGWLYELGMLDFAGSTVVHTVGGICALVGAWMVGPRIGKYNEDGTPNAIPGHNIPMAALGTFILWLGWYGFNPGSTLKASPAIATIAMTTTLAAAAGGSVAMFITWIRYGKPDVSMSFNGTLAGLVAVTAGCAYISMASALIIGVVAGVLVVFAVEFIDRKLKVDDPVGAVSVHAVNGIWGTMAVGLFAQASFGEANGVAAVNGLFFGGGVVQLGKQLLGIASVVSWVAVTAFILFFVLKKTIGIRVDEEGQREGLDISEHNLEAYPDFQPAIYEKGVI from the coding sequence CTGCTGGCGCTCTTCACCGTCCCCGCACTGGCCGAGGGGGAGGGGGACACCAGGATCGCGGAGAGTGTCGCCACCTCGCTGGATACGGTCTGGGTGTTGATAGCCGCGGCACTCGTCTTTTTCATGCAGGCCGGTTTCTTTTTCCTGGAAGGTGGGCTGACCAGGTCGAAAAACGTCGCCAACGCCATGCTCAAGGGAGCCATGGACTTCTGCCTCGGAGCGCTCGTCTTCTGGATGATCGGCTTCGCTTTCATGTTCGGCCTGGACCGCGGCGGTTTCGTGGGGTCCAGCGGGTTCTTCACCAACATGGCCAGCTCGGACTGGAACGGCCTGCCCCTCTATGTTTTTCTGCTCTTCCAGATAGCCTTCGCGGGGGCCGCCGCCACCATCCTGGCGGGTGGAATCGCCGAGCGCTTCAAGTTCAGCTCCTATTGCATCGCCACCATCGTTATCACGGGGGTTATCTACCCGGTGGTAGGGCACTGGATATGGGCCGAGGGAGGATGGCTGTACGAACTGGGCATGCTGGACTTCGCCGGGTCGACGGTGGTACACACCGTCGGGGGGATCTGCGCCTTGGTGGGCGCCTGGATGGTTGGGCCGCGCATCGGAAAATACAATGAAGATGGCACGCCGAATGCCATCCCCGGCCACAACATCCCCATGGCCGCCCTGGGCACTTTTATCCTCTGGTTGGGCTGGTATGGCTTCAACCCCGGCAGTACCCTTAAGGCTTCGCCGGCCATCGCCACCATCGCCATGACCACCACCCTGGCCGCGGCCGCAGGCGGAAGTGTGGCCATGTTCATCACCTGGATCCGTTACGGCAAACCCGACGTCAGCATGTCCTTCAACGGCACCCTGGCCGGACTGGTGGCGGTGACGGCGGGGTGCGCCTATATCAGTATGGCCAGCGCCCTGATCATCGGCGTCGTCGCTGGTGTGCTGGTGGTGTTCGCGGTGGAATTCATCGACCGCAAGCTGAAGGTGGACGACCCCGTGGGCGCCGTATCCGTGCATGCCGTGAACGGCATCTGGGGAACCATGGCCGTGGGCCTGTTTGCCCAGGCCTCCTTCGGGGAAGCGAACGGGGTTGCGGCGGTCAATGGCCTCTTCTTCGGTGGGGGAGTGGTCCAGCTCGGCAAACAACTCCTGGGGATTGCCTCCGTGGTGTCATGGGTGGCGGTTACCGCCTTCATCCTGTTC